GAAACGCCCCGCTCTGATTTATCAGGGCGGGGCGCTTTTTTAGGAATGTATCGTAAACCTATTCGACATAAGTAGGTGTATTGCAACTTTCTCGTTGTTCACCAAATTGATACTTTACGCCAACTCTTAGTTGAATATTTTTGTTTTTAATATGCAAGTCCGGAGTAACATAAGCAGGCATCATATCCGGGTTGTAAAATGCTTCTACCAAAAATTTAAAACGGCTATAACTGATAAATTCAACTCCTCCGCCAAAAGCACCGCTGATGTGAAGTGGTAAAAAACTTCCGGTCACAGGAGGTGAGCTGGTTGCTTGTGTTAATCGGTATTCCAGTTTCGGCCCGACCATGATGTAAGGAATGATGCTGTACATTTCGTAGCGTAATTTCAAATAGTTGTTCCACGAAAGATATTGTAACGAATTTCCATAATTTCCTTCCGGCTGTTTGTCAATCGAACCTTTTTGGTCGTATTGAATTTCGGTTACCCAACGGGCATAATCATGACTAAAAAATTCACCGAAGATGCTTGCGTTAAATCCTACGATGTATTTTTTTCTGGAAATTGCCAGTGGCTCTGTAAATAAAAATTTTTGATTTCCAGCAGAAACACCTGCCGTTATGCCCATACTATTTACGAATTGTGCTTTTGTTTGTACAATTGATAAAATAGCAATTGAGAATAAAATTAATTTTTTATGCATTGGGGAATTTCTTTTTATAGAATTCATGAATACTTCGTATTTCATTTTACTTTTTTAGGAATAACGCTTAACTGAAAAAGATAGTATTGCAAAAGTTAATCAATCGGTAAATGCACTAGAAGTGGAGGTGACAATTAAACGGCACTCGCTGCTTCCATTGCCGGATTAACTTTTTTAACCAACCCTTGTAATACTTTACCAGGTCCAATTTCAGTAAAAGAAGTAGCTCCGTCCGCAATCATTTGTTGAACAGTTTGTGTCCACTTTACTGGAGCAGACAACTGTGCAATCAAATTCTTTTTAATGTCATCAGGATTAGAAACAGCAGATGCAGTTACGTTTTGATAAACCGGACAAATGGGTTGACTAAAAGTTGTTGCATTGATTGCAGCTTCCAATTCCACCGCTGCAGGTTGCATCAATGGTGAATGAAATGCACCACCAACCGGTAATACCAGGGCACGCTTTGCTCCGGCTGCTTTTAGTTTTTCGCAGGCAATGTTTACTCCATTGATAGAACCTGAAATCACCAATTGCCCCGGGCAGTTGTAATTCGCTGCTACCACAATATCTCCCCCTTTTGTAATTTCAGCACAAATGTCTTCTGTGATTTTATCATCTAAATTTAATACCGCTGCCATTGTAGATGGGTTGAGTTCACATGCTTTTTGCATCGCTAAGGCACGTTTTGAAACCAGCACTAATGCATCTTCAAACGATAAGGTTTTGTTTACCACCAATGCAGAGAACTCACCTAAACTATGTCCTGCAACCATTTCTGGTTTTACACTTTCACCCAAAGTAGCGGCAAGGATTACCGAATGTAAAAAGATGGCTGGCTGTGTCACTTTTGTTTGCTTCAATTCTTCATCAGTGCCGGAAAACATAATGTCAGTAATTCTGAAACCTAAAATAGTGTTTGCTTTTTCAAATAATTCTTTTGCCAATGGAGAAGTTTCATATAACTCTTTTCCCATTCCTACAAATTGGGAACCTTGTCCCGGAAATACATATGCTTTCATATTCTTTGATTTAATATTAGACTATTCAATATTAGTAAAATAAAAAGAGTCCCGAATTTCTCCGGGACTCTTTTTATTCACAATGAAATGTGTGCTTATTTAATTAATAGTTTCCCATTTTTACTGGTACCATCTTTACTTATGACAGAAAATAAGTAAATCCCACTATCCAAATCATTCTTATTGATGATAAATTGATTGTTTTTATCCATTTTAGAAGTTAAAACAATTTGTCCAAGACTATTATAAATGTTGATAGTAAAATCATGTTCATTTTTTTTGGGAAGAACTTGAATAATTCCTATTTCGTTTATAGGATTAGGGTACACTTTAACATCAAAATTAGTTGATTCAGTTTCGTGAACTCCTCCATAAACACTAAGCTCTCTTATTACAAGGTTATCAACAATCCATCCTGCTTTATTTGTTTCAATACCATCAGATTTGAAGTTGAAACGAAACATTATTTTTTGAGTATAAACATCACCTGTTAATTGAAATGATTTTAAATCATTGCCTACTGGTTTTAGCACAGGTAAAACAAATTGTAAACGGTATTCCGAATATTCCCAGATGTTTTGGGTCCCAGTAAACGCAGGAATGTTTCCTGTTATCGTATCTGATGGCGAATAAAAATTTGTTGGAAAAGCCGCCCAGCCCCAAGTGAAAGTTTGGGTAGCTATGTTTTGCCAAGTTATCCCACTATCAATGGACATTTCAATAAAACCACCATCTTTTAAGCTGTCAGTTTCGTACTTGTGCCAGAATCCAATTTGTATATGAGGAATAAGTCCCCAGCTGGCCGTGTCGTATAAGCTTATATCAAATGAAGAAAGGTTGTTTATAGGATAAGAATTAATAGTATCAGTCATTATTGCAAAGGGACCAGAATAGGCTGTACCAAAAAATGTTTTTTGGGGCAAACCAATTTGCCATACATTTCCACTCGCAGTATCTAATTGAATAAATGAAATGTTACTTTCAAAGTCACTGCTGTCGCCACCAATGATGTCCCCTTGAGCATTCACATTTAAATAAATTAGAATGGAAAAGAATATAAGTGCAATTTTTTTCATCAGGTGGATGTTCTATATCAAATATAAGAGAATTAAAAAGGGAAAACAAATTTCTTCGTTTTCCCTTTTTGATTTTTAAAATGTGTGCTTATTTTCTATCACCAAATAAACGCAATAAATGCAAGAAAATGTTGATGAAATCTAAATATAAATCCATTGCACCCCAAATAACAAGCTTACTGGTTTCCTCTGTTCCATATTCAAGTCCTGCTCCAATTCGTTTCAGTTTTTGTACATCCCAAGCTGTCAATCCGGTAAATGCTAAAACTCCAACAGTACTTATAACATATCCCATTGTATCGCTTTCAAGAAAAAAGAAATTGATTAAACTTGCGAAAAATACTCCAACTACACCCATCATCATAATGGAACCAAATTTTGTAAGGTCTATGTTGGTTGTATAACCCAATATTGCCATTGCACCGAACATGCCGGATGCTGCAAAAAAGATTCCGAGAATGCTTTGACCAGTGTATGCCAAAAAGATATAGCTAATACTTGCTCCCACTAGCATTGAAAAAAATAAGTAGAGAAAAAGTAGTATCGGATACGATAGTTTTCGATACCCAACTCCCATTACAATCAAAAGTCCAAGAGGAGCAAACATAACTACATAGCCAAGTGTCGTATGTGAATATCTACCAGTAAAAGGGTTGATTGTTCTCAGTAATGAACTTAGTTCGTCATTTGCTGCAAAGTAATAAGCTACTATTCCTGTAACAATCAGCGCGGCTGACATCCACGAAAATACACTTGCCATAAAGGTCTTAGACATAGAAGAACGATCTTCTTGCGATATAAAATTGAAGTTGTTAATGTTGTTAGTTTCCATTTATATATGTTTTTGTAAACGTTACCGTGCAAAGATAATACCGATTGAAGGATTATGCAAAAATGTCAGCCTTCTTAACGTTTTTTGACACAATTTAGTGCAATTTTGATCCGATTAAGCTGATAAATTCCTTTCTGGTGGTGTCTTTTAAGAATTCACCTGTAAATGCAGAGGTGGTGGTTACCGAATTTTGTTTTTGAATACCTCGCATCTGCATGCATAAATGTGAACACTCCATTACCACTGCAACACCTTTTGGATTCAATGTGTTTTGAATACAATCGCGAATTTCGTTGGTTAATCGTTCTTGTACTTGTAGTCTTCGCGCATACGCATCTACCACACGTGGAATTTTACTTAATCCAACTACACAGCCATTCGGAATGTAAGCAACATGTGCTTTCCCGAAAAAGGGTAACATGTGATGCTCACACATCGAATACACTTCAATGTCTTTTACAATCACCATTTGGCTATAATCCTCCTTAAACATAGCCGATTTTAAAATCTCTTCCGGATTCAAATCATAACCATGCGTTAAAAATTGCATTGCTTTAGCAACACGCTCCGGTGTTTTTAATAATCCTTCGCGCTCAGGGTTTTCACCCATGTCCAATAAAATGTTCTTGTATTTTGAAGCAATGCTCTCAACAGATTTTGTATTGTATCTGTCGATTTTTTTGTAGCCTTCTACATCATCAAATTCATCGTGTCCCATATTCGTTTTAAAGTTGGAAAGTTTAAGGTTTAAAGTTGTTAGGCTATTCTTCTCCGAAATATTCTACAAAATTGTTTTCTGTCTCAAATAATTTTATTGAATGTAATTTGCAATCCATCGCATTCACATGTGGTACTAATTCTTTCCAAATTGCAATTGCTACATTTTCAGTAGAGGGCATTACTCCTTTCATAAATGGAACATCTAAATTCAAATTTTTATGATCCAGTTTGTCTGTAATATGTGTGCGGATAATGGTACTTAAATCTTTCAAGTTAACGGAATATCCGGTATCCGGATTTACGTTTCCTTTTACCGTAACATACAAGTTATAGTTGTGGCCATGCCAGTTTGGATTGGCACATTTTCCAAAAATTTCAGCATTTTGTTCGTCCGTCCAATTGGGGTTGTGAAGCTTGTGTGCTGCGTTAAAATGTTCTCTGCGTGTTATATAAATCATAGTCTTTTAAATAAGATACAAATATACGGTATCTGCTGAATATTTGTATCAAAACGGACATGTATTGAGATTAAACACTTCAGTGCATTTTTTGTTTAGAAGATGTTATCTTTGTTCTGATGAAAATTTTAATTGTTGCCGCTACTAAATTTGAGATTGATTCCTTATTAACTAAAATGGAATCATCATCAGCTGCTGATGGCCGATTGTTTTCCTGTCGATTTAAAAATCTGGAGATTGATTTTTTAATTACAGGTGTAGGAATGGTGGCGACTGCATATCATACCGGAAAAGTGTTGAATGAAACGTACGATGCGGCATTTAATCTCGGTATTTGTGGGAGTTTTAACCGCAATTTGGAGATTGGAACCGTTGTAAATGTTTTTCAAGATTGTTTTTCGGAGCTCGGAGCAGAAGATGGAGATGCATTTTTATCGCTGGATGAATTAAACCTGCAAGGTGTTTCTAAAATTGAAAACAAAACCGGGGCAATGCATTCTCTTATTGAAGCACTTCCGAAAGTAAATGGAATTACTGTGAATACGGCACATGGACATGAAATAAGTATTAAAAAGGTTTACGAGCAATTTCATCCGTATGTTGAAAGCATGGAAGGAGCCGCATTTATGTTTGCCTGTGAAAACGAGAATATTCCTTATGTTCAGATAAGAGCGGTTTCTAATTATGTTGAAAAAAGAAATCGTGAGGCCTGGAATATTCCATTGGCGATTGAGAATTTGAATAAACAGGTTTTTGAAATTTTAGATAAATTATAATAGGTTTCTCCGCTTCTCCCGATAGCTATCGGGACGAAATGACAAAAAGATAAAATGAATAATCCAATAATCCTTAATCCTTCATCCTCAATCACACTGGGTTTTAGCCCTTGCCCCAACGACTGCTTTATTTTTGATGCAATGCTGCATGGGAAAATTGATACGGAAGGCTTGAAGTTTGAAGTATTTATGGAGGATGTGGAAACGCTAAATCAAAAAGCATTTAAAGGAGAATTGGATGTTACCAAATTGAGTTATCATGCCTATGCTCATCTTGTAAAAGAATACCAATTATTAAATGCAGGAAGTGCTTTGGGAAATAATTGCGGCCCTCTTTTAATTTCAAAAAACGAAAACGTCACCCTGAGCGGAGTCGAAGGGTCCCATCTCAAAATAGCTATTCCGGGAAAATATACAACAGCAAATTTTCTTTTATCACTTGCTTTCCCGGATGCAAAAAATAAATTAGAAATGGTGTTTTCTGAAATTGAAGATGCTGTTTTGACTGGAAAAGTAGATGCTGGTTTAATCATTCATGAAAACAGATTTACCTACGAACAAAAAGGGTTGAAAAAAATCATTGATTTGGGTGAATATTGGGAAACCTTAGCAAAAGCACCCATTCCATTGGGAGGAATTGTAATAAAAAGAAATTTTCCGGATGAAGTAAAAAAGAAATTCGACCGTGTTTTACGAAAAAGTGTAGAACATGCATTTGCAAACCCTAAATCTAGTCTTAACTTTGTAAAAGCAAACGCTCAGGAGATGAGTGAAGAAGTGATGTATAAACACATCGATTTATACGTGAACAACTATTCGGTGGATTTGGGAGTTGAAGGAAAACGTGCTGTTAAATTGCTTTTTGACAAAGCACAGGAGTTGGGAGTGATTAATAAAATTGAAGAGGAGGTTTTTTTAGTTTAAAGTGGTGGTTTCGGAGAATTCTTCTCCTTGTAACCGTCATCCCTTGCCACGACACGGGATCTGCCAATTAGAAGATGCTTTCATTAAACAGATGCCGTGTCGTAGCACG
This Bacteroidota bacterium DNA region includes the following protein-coding sequences:
- the mqnB gene encoding futalosine hydrolase; the protein is MKILIVAATKFEIDSLLTKMESSSAADGRLFSCRFKNLEIDFLITGVGMVATAYHTGKVLNETYDAAFNLGICGSFNRNLEIGTVVNVFQDCFSELGAEDGDAFLSLDELNLQGVSKIENKTGAMHSLIEALPKVNGITVNTAHGHEISIKKVYEQFHPYVESMEGAAFMFACENENIPYVQIRAVSNYVEKRNREAWNIPLAIENLNKQVFEILDKL
- a CDS encoding Bax inhibitor-1/YccA family protein: METNNINNFNFISQEDRSSMSKTFMASVFSWMSAALIVTGIVAYYFAANDELSSLLRTINPFTGRYSHTTLGYVVMFAPLGLLIVMGVGYRKLSYPILLFLYLFFSMLVGASISYIFLAYTGQSILGIFFAASGMFGAMAILGYTTNIDLTKFGSIMMMGVVGVFFASLINFFFLESDTMGYVISTVGVLAFTGLTAWDVQKLKRIGAGLEYGTEETSKLVIWGAMDLYLDFINIFLHLLRLFGDRK
- a CDS encoding 6-carboxytetrahydropterin synthase, translating into MIYITRREHFNAAHKLHNPNWTDEQNAEIFGKCANPNWHGHNYNLYVTVKGNVNPDTGYSVNLKDLSTIIRTHITDKLDHKNLNLDVPFMKGVMPSTENVAIAIWKELVPHVNAMDCKLHSIKLFETENNFVEYFGEE
- a CDS encoding 1,4-dihydroxy-6-naphthoate synthase — its product is MNNPIILNPSSSITLGFSPCPNDCFIFDAMLHGKIDTEGLKFEVFMEDVETLNQKAFKGELDVTKLSYHAYAHLVKEYQLLNAGSALGNNCGPLLISKNENVTLSGVEGSHLKIAIPGKYTTANFLLSLAFPDAKNKLEMVFSEIEDAVLTGKVDAGLIIHENRFTYEQKGLKKIIDLGEYWETLAKAPIPLGGIVIKRNFPDEVKKKFDRVLRKSVEHAFANPKSSLNFVKANAQEMSEEVMYKHIDLYVNNYSVDLGVEGKRAVKLLFDKAQELGVINKIEEEVFLV
- the fabD gene encoding ACP S-malonyltransferase, which codes for MKAYVFPGQGSQFVGMGKELYETSPLAKELFEKANTILGFRITDIMFSGTDEELKQTKVTQPAIFLHSVILAATLGESVKPEMVAGHSLGEFSALVVNKTLSFEDALVLVSKRALAMQKACELNPSTMAAVLNLDDKITEDICAEITKGGDIVVAANYNCPGQLVISGSINGVNIACEKLKAAGAKRALVLPVGGAFHSPLMQPAAVELEAAINATTFSQPICPVYQNVTASAVSNPDDIKKNLIAQLSAPVKWTQTVQQMIADGATSFTEIGPGKVLQGLVKKVNPAMEAASAV
- a CDS encoding T9SS type A sorting domain-containing protein; the encoded protein is MKKIALIFFSILIYLNVNAQGDIIGGDSSDFESNISFIQLDTASGNVWQIGLPQKTFFGTAYSGPFAIMTDTINSYPINNLSSFDISLYDTASWGLIPHIQIGFWHKYETDSLKDGGFIEMSIDSGITWQNIATQTFTWGWAAFPTNFYSPSDTITGNIPAFTGTQNIWEYSEYRLQFVLPVLKPVGNDLKSFQLTGDVYTQKIMFRFNFKSDGIETNKAGWIVDNLVIRELSVYGGVHETESTNFDVKVYPNPINEIGIIQVLPKKNEHDFTINIYNSLGQIVLTSKMDKNNQFIINKNDLDSGIYLFSVISKDGTSKNGKLLIK
- the folE gene encoding GTP cyclohydrolase I FolE: MGHDEFDDVEGYKKIDRYNTKSVESIASKYKNILLDMGENPEREGLLKTPERVAKAMQFLTHGYDLNPEEILKSAMFKEDYSQMVIVKDIEVYSMCEHHMLPFFGKAHVAYIPNGCVVGLSKIPRVVDAYARRLQVQERLTNEIRDCIQNTLNPKGVAVVMECSHLCMQMRGIQKQNSVTTTSAFTGEFLKDTTRKEFISLIGSKLH